Below is a genomic region from Eupeodes corollae chromosome 1, idEupCoro1.1, whole genome shotgun sequence.
ATGCCAAGTTGCTACGAAGAATGTGTTGACGTTGAGGAATACTAAATTTTGGTATTTGTTTGAATTCCTTTTGAACGGTGAAACTTTGTCCTTTTTCCTAAATCAATCTTATCACTTGATCTTCCGataaaaagtcttttctgaatAAATTTTGTGCGATTTCTCTGAGAATGGGGCATTTTACCAAGATGTGGACAGTGTCCTCTTTTTACTTATACATATACATGCTTATCGATCGGAAATcgcacaaaacattttttttgagaaaaaaaagtgtagctgagcatttatttttctctaaaaatgtaatccggatggaaattcattttcctgaacagctgatacttttctgttcaaaagtgaaacgaatcgttccactgattggGGTTCCAAATTCAAACAATtctaatgacagatttctgtcaataaaaattttccggtggatttcaatcaggtaatttttttcaatgacagacatttttaggtatagctataaacgacatgtcaaaaaaattgcaatctttgtttttaaagatgaaaaccaatgatagctataactggtgcCTTAAAGTTGTTATCCTCTGCAAGATTATGATTTAATCTGCTGTAAGTTGTTCTGTACAAGGATTTAGACGCTGCAGCAAAATATTCAGCTCCacatttctcatcaacctttaaaaaggattttatacGAGATGTTTTTAGCAGCTGATAAATCCTCGATttctgaattaaaattaatttgacaatcCTCAGCAAGATCTTGCCCCTCTCGGTAACAACTATTTTGATCCTATATCGCTTTTATGGCCACTTCTTTTATGACCCGTcaatcatttattaaaaaacgttaAGCAAGAAGTCCTTCCTTgacgacaacatgtactttgttttgccctcgttaaacccatttatgaggcctctgcctcaatactcacaaaagccctattgacatcacactgatttcttccgattatgtcaatgtcatcagcatatgctagtaatttgacggacttttgaaagatagtgcctctagtgtatGAGCagtgcactattttttcaagtacgatgtaaaaaaatcgcatgacagcgcatcgccttgcctaaaaccttttttgacatcgaaaggttctgttaagttgtttccaacctttaattATCCaaggtcatcctgcacaaacggacgagtttggcagggatgccaaacctagacatggctctatacaactcgtccctgtagatgctgtcatatgtggccttgaaatcgatgaaaagatggtgggtgccgatttgatgttattgtttttttttccaggatctgccgtcatgtgaatatttgatctacTAAGGAccttcctggtctaaaaccacactgataaggacctatcaggttgttgacgatgcgccttagacgttcacatattacgcagAGAAGATtatgtaagcgatgttaagtaggctaaagcctctatagttggtgctgtTTAGAGAGTCTTCTTTGCTCAGAATTGGCAGgtcgggattgttggctttaatcgtctatgttgaatggatcatcttgcTTGACAGCGAAactcggttcgtcgtcgccgttatacataTCCTCACCTTCGACTgcgattccactatgatgtttccactttcgtctttgcagccttcggttctaggtttatgtacctgttaattttgtttcacctgttcataaaactttagaacttcattcctgctcttaaacctcttaacatcttcgaccgcacgcttctcatgccctatctttttccttttgaaaagtcggtgttcctctcgcctcttctgctcatagagctcatgggcagctctcgtccttttatgcagtgccgcctgttgtttggctgcccgccgacattccttatcaaaccatgGTTCCTTGTTgatggctgcttgaaaccctaCCCAGCTACTGCTTCAAAGAGGTTAAATTTGCCGCTATGTGCTAAACACTTATTCATGAAGCATTGTTTCAATGTCATATTAATAGCAGATTTCGCCTAAACCAATTTCTCCTTTATGTGTTTCTCCATATTTGTTTGTAGCAGTAAAACAAGGTATTATTTGTAGTCTCAcacacattcaatattttcgcgattaaagcttaatttttcaCTTCATGCATTACGTCCACAGCCCACTTTCAATAATCATAACTATAAtaagatatttatttgtattgattgtTTATATAGTTTCCAattagaagttttattttgaatatgacGGTGTTTGGGCGCAGCTGTCATTTTGGAATATGTCTTCTCTTGacttttgacaagtaaaaactagaCATTCGGCAGGTTCAGggaacataagggacttcattttcaGTCAACTGCGTTCTTTGAATGTAAATTTAGACcgaggcaactagttagttttgcacgtgtcataaattttaaactcgAAACTTTACTTCACCAAGCTCTACCTTCAGTTGACCGTGCAAAATCTACCGAGAACTTAAATGTCTACAAAACACCTATCAGGCAAGCTGCAATTCCATCTcgacctgtttttttttgtattttaatgaaatatcaCTTATTCCTGTTCCAATTTGATAAAGAacccttttacataaaacaacaaatagaaatgtgtagtaaacaaataaatcataggttaataaagttcagctctcagttgaaaataaaaaatatgattagctgtcattttgacataagtggtatttacttgatagttaggtagatttttcttcgctaactttccaataaagttgccttaattggaagacaatgtgcaggttcagacaacataaaggacttcatttgcagtcaactgcattatCTGAACGTATATTTTGACCAAACCAACTAGTTACTTTTTGAACTGtcataatcttcaaacttggaactttacttcactaacctctaccttcagttcattgtacacaaaatatcaaaaacattattgtctacaaaacactcctctggcaagctacaaatccaccacgatttgtgttttgtattataGAGAAATATTACATATTTCTCTTCCATTTTGACAAGGAATccttttacacaaaagattaaatgaaattgtgtagaaaataaaattcatggagtaataaagttcagttttcagttgaattaaaaaacgtCATCAATTGTCATTGTGACATAGGTTCActtgacttgaaagttagggagatttttcttgactaaaaaCTAGGAGGTCAACTCAGCCGTTCAAAAAAGTgatccgttgaattcaaaaaagaaagcagtaatttaagaaaaaataattcttctggTTCCTTTTCAGTGTAAACTGTGCcgggtaccggtcgggactctagataatatatttcctctatgcttTTTTCTTTGGGACAACGTTAAAGTTTATGCTTTACATTCGATTTAAGAGCTAAAGGTGGAATTTGTGAGGCTATTGGGGACATACGACCGCGATTTATTCATTGTTAACGACAACCTTCCTCTTGACAACGAAACGAATTAAATACGAATGATTCCTGTTGAAAAtcatcgatttttttaataagtcaaTGATACCTCTAATTGGGaaaccttaatttttgtatcggaatggtttttaaaaaccgTTTCGGTTGGCAAAAGGCTTTTGATGACTTGATAATAATCTGTCCAAAGTAGTGAGAGGgcttaaaaaaagatattaaactgGAGTGATACTGTATATTCTCTACTTCCTGACCTACTCTCTACTTCTTGACCGTTatctatattcaaaaatatttgcatacaaAACAATCTCGTATCGGTGTCCGGATGTGAGAGAGTTCACTGTATTTTAAGAGCTTTACAAACTAAGtttgcaaatgaaaaacaaaatgttcctTCAAatgtagaattttattttctcttccaAGTTACAGAGATTGTTATTTTcttgaaatacaaaacaaaaattcttttttttttcttataaaatgacacccttttttttgtagttgattcttttttgtttgatctTCTATTcacaactaaaattttgtttaatggaTAAGTTTTTGTGATTTCGCCAATTCGAGTTGAGCAGCTGAAACATTTTGTAGACCATCCTTGACaacattcaaattttctttcCACGCTTGCAACAAATCGCGCAACTGTTCCCACTGTGAGAATCCGAATGTCCTGTGCATTGTGCTGGAAATGTGAACTTTTTTGTTGGCCTGATCCAAACGAGCACGTACCAACTTTGTCTTCAAAACCTCAATGATGAAAGGTTCGACTTCTTCGACGGGAATTTGCAGTTCCTTGGTCAATTGTTCGAAGGTCATTTCTGAGTTGCTTTCGGCCAGTTGCATGAAAGTCAACAGACGCATCTTCTTCATGTTTTGTTCGTGATTGAGGCCCTGGGAGGTGACGAACTCCTTATGGTTTTCGTAGAATTGAATGTATGAAGGAAGTTTGTCCACAACGAAGATGGACAGAAGATCGTGGATAAGATCACCCTCGAGGAAACGAACTGGTTTCAGTGAGAGCAATGGGTCCAAGAGGAAAGTGTTTGGATCGGCCAGAGCAGTGACGATGCACTTCATGGCGTCTTCACGGGCAACACAAGCATTGTCGGCGGTGTAGGTTCCCAGGAGTTCAATCATTACCTTGGCCGAGAGTTCAATGTTGGTGTCCTTGAGGACGTCGTGGAGGAGTCGATAGAGCTTTTGCATCTGCTCACTTGATGGTGGGCAATTGGCAAATTGACTCTTCAATTGATCGACTCCGGTGAACACCTCGAGAACTTGGTCGCACTGCTTTGCTACTTGCACAAGATGGTAGTAGACATGGTAACGGAGTGGTGAGCTTGTGTCCAGGTTGTTGAACAAACGCCACAGCGACTGAAGACATACTTTAGCCAGTGGTACGTCAGGGGCTTTCGTCATCTTTTCGCAATAAGCCAACACGATGTTTTCTCCCCGATCCAACGAAATCTATagattatttgtttgtataaattaaactaTTGATATATCAGGTAGCACATTAAGAACTTACGGTAATCATTATGGAGACAATACTGTTGAGAATTCCATCGATTTGGGATGGTTCGCCATCCTTGAAACAAACGTCGCAAACTCCGataattttatgcaaatcaTCTTCAATGCCTTTGGATGACTTTTCCGAAGAGATTTCAGCTCCGagcttcttaaaatattttcgcaATTCTTGGACCTAAtcggatttgaattaaagtGGAATCAAAAAAGTGgggtatacaaatataaattcaattggAGATGCACAAACATAACCTAGAAAACTGTTTTCTTTACAATTTACTGGGCATATTTCCACGTTTATGGTAGAATAtattctttaaattgatttacCTGTTCGTCCAGAGATAAATCTATAAAAACCGGGACagaattcatgtttttttcttgttaattgtttaaaaaattacttgcaAAAAGATTGACCAGCACACGTcgctttttttgacaattcaaaagGAAAGGAGGTGTCAATGAGAGAACGAGATGAGTAAATTCGAGGTTCATGTGTTTCGTTTTGGGAAGAGTTCTGAATATGGTGAAATGTTTATGGAAGGTGCATACACAAGGTAATAAGGGTGATGTGAATTAATTTCTGAACACAATAGAAGCATCTAATCCCGTAAATATACTggacaaattaaaatttctaaaatgcaattcttatttttcaaaagtcagaAGATGAACTTTGTTGGCCAAATTTGATACGACCGATTCAGTAAATAATCAACTAACACTTGTACGTTTAAGCAACGCCAGATCGGCCGAGAAAATCACAGCGGTCAGTGAAAGTGTACAGAAGAACCTAAGGCAGTCTATTCTTCAccatgcacaagaactcggcctttcgcagacttcaacttggcgaattttgcatcAGGGTTTGGaactacacccgtacaagatccaactaacccaggagctcaaagttcatgaccatagacaaagCCGTTTGTttactgactgggcttcgaatcgctTGGAAGTGGACAACAactttggccgaaaaatcatgttTAGCGACGAgttgcatttttggatgaatggctgtgttaagaATCAAAATTGACATATATGgaacgacaccaacccacgcgaggttcaccaaatgataatgcatcctcaaaaagttaccgtttggtccatacttttttgaaaacgaatttAGTGAGGCCGTCAATGTCAACAGGGAGCGCTATATAACGAAGATAACTAATTTATTATGGCCCAAAATTAACCATTATGAActtagacgacatgtggttccagctgGACGGGCTACGTTCCACACAACAAATGATACAACATTTAAacacaacatctacccgcctttattgaaaaaaccttttataaaaaaaactcgatAGCATCGCTTTTAGTACCCCGATTAACTACACATTGTGTTTATACCCTCAATGTAGATTTCGGAAATCACACAATATCTGAAATTTCGAGTAtcgaactttttgaaatgtcaaaatttcaccCTAACCAAACATAAACACATCCATCTCCCGgctaaacaaaaactttacttttccaattctaaaaattttgaaaacataacttgaaaaacttcaataaaaaaaatgcgtaCTAAAACTGATCCATCTCATGTGGTCAATTTTTCCGAACAAATTTATGGCTTCGAAATATGTGGCAatgattttgcatttaatttagtTTGTGTTGCTGTTGCAAAGAAAATCATCCTTGGCCTTTTGCGGTTTCCAGTGAGTTCATAGAAGaaactaataattttatttgatatttataatgtatggtataatatttatttgtatgacaTGAAAATAGGAAGAAACTGACACAGAAACATTTGGCTGGGAGCGTTTAAAAGACATCTATCATGAATCACGATGCCATGCCATAGCCTTCGCTCCAAAAACTTCATTGGCCGTTGTGCCCAAGGTTGTTACTTTGTGTGCCGCCGGTGCAGATTTTAATCTACGGATATTCCGAACAGATCTGGATCAAAATGATACCGTACAGATATTAAAAGGTGATTAAATTAGACcaaaagatttgtgtttttaacTGAAATCTCTTCATATAGGTCACACAAATTATGTGAACGATGTGGCTTGGGAGCCTGAAGAAGAATTCCTTGCCTCTGTGAGTGACGACCATTCGTGTAAGATTTGGAGTTCTGCCCATAGTTTTGAAACTGTTACAACTTTCTGCCTATCTTCGGCGGGTATGTCAGTGCGCTGGCATCCCGACGAACCCGGCAAAGTGCTGGTGGCCGAAAAGAAAGGAATCATCCATTTGTACAATGTTCGATCACAACAGGCCATAATGTCCTTagaatcgccaaaagttcctcTCATGAGTGCCGACTGGTCACTACACAATCGTCTGTTTGTGACAGCACTCGCTGGAGGAGATGTTATCACCTGGGATCTTCGAAGGACATGGTAggttcaaatttttatattttccaaaaatcatGAAACTTAtatatctaaaatattttttttagtggcCCAGCAGATGTTAAACAAATCCACGAAGACGGAGGCCGTACTGTGAAATTTTCGCCAAACAGTGAAGTTGTCTACGCCAGTATTGGACGTCCCGACATAACTCTGAAAGTCTACACTGCCAAATCTACAGTTCCACTGATCGAAGCGTCTCTTAAACTATTCGGTGGAATGTCTTGGCACCATCGATTACCATATGTTGCCGCTGCCTATGATCGAAAGCTGTGCTTCTGGAAGGTACAGATTAAGTAATAAGCTTCAAAGTCTCTGTTTtgataaatgaataaataaataaaattttgttatataataaattaaaacgtatttagtaattttttcatACCTCGGCTgactttatttgtataaaacattGCTTCTTAGAACGTTGGAATTTCCCCCTTCGATTAAACTGAATAAATCGACGTCACTTCAGTCAACAAACTAAATGGAGTTGAAACGAATTCCATAATTaataatctatttattttttgtttcaattaatcATTCCATCAACGTTCAGTAGTAAATTTACAACAGCTTTCTCTAATTTACGATAATACAGAAATATCTTCTATGACTATTTTACCAAAGGAGACTCCTACCCATTTCGAATGAAACCCCAcataatcatttttgtttgccCATCAAATCCAAATACTAATAACATTCATATTATCAAGTTGAAGTCGATAAATGTAATCTACAACATTAGCAGTagatttagtttgtttttgtctttttctaGATAAAACCTTTGGCATTTGGCTCGATATCCTCGAAAATCTGATAAGATTTAGTAAATTTGAGGACGTAATCGGAATAACGTCGCATATTTATTTCCTTATTCtagtgcaatttaaaaaaaatcagaaaacaaaatgaaatgtgTAGAGAATACAAATATATCTGAGTATGAATGTGATTGGATACGAACCATCCCTAGTTTTGGTGTTCTTGCAATGTACGGAATTGTGATTCCACTGTTTGCCGTATTCGGTTGCATGGCAAATGCTTTGAATGCAATTGTTTTCATGCGACCAAAGATGACTGCCTCGGCATTCACCTATCTTTCGATATTGTCCTGGGTTGATAGTTTGTGTTGCATTATAATTTTGTGCACCTGCATATCTCGAACAATTggtttgaattcatttttttggaTATATTTTGATCTTCAATTGCAGTCTCCATTATTTGGCACTTTGAGTGGAGCTGCAAATTTGATTTTAGCTGCGGTAACAATTGATCGTATTGTTTATTTGTGTCATCGATTGCCACAAACTCAACCGAAATTCTGTACTCGTTCGGTGGCAAGGCGAAACGTTtgtggtataattttgatatcaacACTCTTGAATGGACcctattattttatgtttaaaattcaaaatgatggaAGTTTTTAtgcaacaaatttttataaatccagGTAAGTGGATTTGTACAGAGATTTTAggtcaaaaaataaagtttatttttttaatctatttgaaagaatttacaaaattcaCAATTGGTTTTCGTTTACTGTGCTTTGCATCATTCCTGGAG
It encodes:
- the LOC129939865 gene encoding nucleoporin Nup37; translated protein: MRTKTDPSHVVNFSEQIYGFEICGNDFAFNLVCVAVAKKIILGLLRFPEETDTETFGWERLKDIYHESRCHAIAFAPKTSLAVVPKVVTLCAAGADFNLRIFRTDLDQNDTVQILKGHTNYVNDVAWEPEEEFLASVSDDHSCKIWSSAHSFETVTTFCLSSAGMSVRWHPDEPGKVLVAEKKGIIHLYNVRSQQAIMSLESPKVPLMSADWSLHNRLFVTALAGGDVITWDLRRTCGPADVKQIHEDGGRTVKFSPNSEVVYASIGRPDITLKVYTAKSTVPLIEASLKLFGGMSWHHRLPYVAAAYDRKLCFWKVQIK
- the LOC129941461 gene encoding eukaryotic translation initiation factor 3 subunit M is translated as MNSVPVFIDLSLDEQVQELRKYFKKLGAEISSEKSSKGIEDDLHKIIGVCDVCFKDGEPSQIDGILNSIVSIMITISLDRGENIVLAYCEKMTKAPDVPLAKVCLQSLWRLFNNLDTSSPLRYHVYYHLVQVAKQCDQVLEVFTGVDQLKSQFANCPPSSEQMQKLYRLLHDVLKDTNIELSAKVMIELLGTYTADNACVAREDAMKCIVTALADPNTFLLDPLLSLKPVRFLEGDLIHDLLSIFVVDKLPSYIQFYENHKEFVTSQGLNHEQNMKKMRLLTFMQLAESNSEMTFEQLTKELQIPVEEVEPFIIEVLKTKLVRARLDQANKKVHISSTMHRTFGFSQWEQLRDLLQAWKENLNVVKDGLQNVSAAQLELAKSQKLIH